A region of the Candidatus Bathyarchaeota archaeon genome:
GTTCATATCCCTAAACCGGTACAGCCTCCAAGGCTGAGGCCGAGGGGATCCCCGACCCATGGATCCCATCCATATCCCTGGCATCCCAGACCTCGGGATGGCCCTTGATGGGGCTCCGCTAAGCCATGGATGGTATGGGTCCAGCCCATAACCCAATGGAGGCCGCATCCAACCAGGCCAGCACCAGTAATACTTAAATAATCTTAATTGTAGATGAACCGGGGAGCCGGTGGAGCCGTGATGGGATGTCGGATCGGGAACTCCCCGAGAAGGCGTATAAGCTGGCCTTCGAATATGAGAGCAGGTACGGCAACTGCCCCCAATGCGTCATCGCCGCGGTCAGCGACGTGTTCTCCCTGAACCTCGACGACCTCTTCAAGGCCTCCCATGGATTAGCCGGCGGATTAGGCCTCTCGGGATCCGGGACCTGCGGCGCCCTCAGCGGGGGCTCCATAATCCTAAGCCACTTCTACGGCAGAGACAGGAGAAACTTCGACAAGAGGGTCATGAAATCCTATGAGAAGAGCAAGCTCCTCTACGACAGGTTCGTCGAGG
Encoded here:
- a CDS encoding C_GCAxxG_C_C family protein, translated to MSDRELPEKAYKLAFEYESRYGNCPQCVIAAVSDVFSLNLDDLFKASHGLAGGLGLSGSGTCGALSGGSIILSHFYGRDRRNFDKRVMKSYEKSKLLYDRFVEEFGGCTCREVQTKLFGRSFNLWDAEDYEKFEEMGGHRDKCPSVTGKVAQWVAEILLEDPSLKPLKR